The following are encoded together in the Desulfovibrio desulfuricans DSM 642 genome:
- a CDS encoding methyl-accepting chemotaxis protein: MSAKNKILLSVVAFFSLVIIAMTYSSYRSFCASSYDSEMEQLDTMSQAVGKAVSEKMDVYFNVLELSSRMLTNPVGASPDELYEYKRNVLKQLLKQVNLVEAYYAFDSGEAHNDKGMIKNFNAKSLGREWFVRMFNGEKRVVTTPYTSSIGATVMAVGVPLIDNGKMAGTLCINLGLTDITNFTNHVLEFDNIFLTRADGYIMANRDDKRIGKSLWEVIPDMKKYSGLQQNGRIQFTSKGRVFEGSLYIIPGLGWKVWTYKPLEEIQRDSTSNLHSSAITAVVALVLSALMVHFLVSMLIFRPLGKGVIFAAAVAEGNLDETLDIKSRDEVGTLADALRNMVARLKDMIRTTEEKERHALSEAERAQKAVAEAEEARKEAELATQRGILQAASQIEGVVARIASSTEELAAQSEQISNAAEIQRQRMTDTSAGMEQMSASIVEVARNSGQAASNAVKTQQEAGQGATLVRQVIDSVNHVHEQTQTMKVDLTALGKQADSIGAIMDVINDIADQTNLLALNAAIEAARAGEAGRGFAVVADEVRKLAEKTIGATKQVGENISGMQTAARQSISSMDKASLVVEETTSLSHKSGEVLDAILVLAKENADQAQSIATAAEEQSSASEEISRSLDEVSRLTTDTTRGQAESATAIQQLAEMAGDLSSIVDKLKKS, from the coding sequence ATGAGTGCAAAAAATAAAATCCTCCTAAGCGTAGTCGCATTCTTTTCGCTGGTCATCATCGCGATGACCTACAGCTCGTACCGGAGTTTCTGTGCCTCGTCATACGACTCTGAAATGGAGCAGCTGGACACCATGTCCCAGGCAGTGGGCAAGGCTGTGTCGGAAAAGATGGACGTGTATTTCAATGTGCTTGAGCTGAGCTCGCGCATGCTGACGAATCCTGTGGGCGCTTCCCCGGATGAACTTTATGAATATAAACGTAATGTTCTGAAACAACTGCTCAAGCAGGTAAACCTTGTTGAAGCCTATTATGCTTTTGACAGCGGTGAAGCGCATAATGATAAGGGCATGATCAAGAATTTCAACGCCAAGAGCCTTGGCCGCGAGTGGTTTGTGCGGATGTTTAATGGTGAGAAGAGGGTTGTAACAACCCCTTATACCTCGTCTATCGGCGCAACGGTTATGGCTGTGGGCGTACCTTTGATAGATAACGGCAAGATGGCGGGCACGCTCTGCATCAACCTTGGCCTGACGGACATAACCAATTTTACCAACCATGTTCTTGAGTTTGACAATATTTTTCTGACGCGGGCTGATGGCTACATCATGGCCAACCGGGATGACAAGCGCATTGGCAAAAGCCTGTGGGAAGTTATCCCGGATATGAAAAAATACAGCGGGTTGCAGCAGAACGGCCGCATCCAGTTCACCAGCAAAGGCAGAGTGTTTGAGGGGAGTCTGTATATTATTCCGGGCCTTGGCTGGAAAGTGTGGACGTACAAGCCGCTGGAGGAAATTCAGCGTGACTCCACCTCCAATCTGCACTCCAGTGCCATAACCGCCGTTGTCGCCCTGGTGCTGTCTGCCCTGATGGTGCATTTTCTGGTATCCATGCTGATTTTCAGGCCGCTGGGCAAGGGCGTTATTTTTGCCGCAGCGGTTGCCGAGGGGAATCTTGATGAAACCCTTGATATCAAGAGCAGGGACGAAGTGGGGACGCTTGCCGATGCCCTGCGCAACATGGTTGCGCGACTGAAAGACATGATCCGCACGACAGAAGAAAAGGAGCGGCACGCCCTCTCCGAAGCCGAGCGCGCGCAAAAAGCAGTTGCCGAAGCGGAGGAAGCCCGCAAAGAAGCGGAGCTGGCTACCCAGCGTGGTATTTTGCAGGCTGCCAGCCAGATTGAAGGCGTTGTGGCGCGCATTGCCTCCAGCACGGAAGAACTGGCGGCACAGTCCGAGCAGATATCCAATGCTGCGGAAATCCAGCGGCAACGCATGACGGACACCTCTGCCGGTATGGAGCAGATGTCCGCCTCCATTGTTGAGGTGGCGCGCAATTCCGGGCAGGCTGCTTCCAATGCTGTCAAAACGCAGCAGGAGGCAGGGCAGGGCGCCACGCTTGTCCGGCAGGTCATTGATTCGGTAAACCATGTGCATGAGCAGACGCAGACCATGAAGGTTGATCTGACGGCCCTTGGCAAACAGGCCGACAGCATTGGCGCGATCATGGACGTCATCAACGATATCGCTGACCAGACCAACCTGTTGGCGCTCAATGCAGCCATTGAGGCGGCGCGGGCTGGCGAGGCTGGCCGTGGTTTTGCCGTGGTGGCAGATGAAGTGCGCAAGCTGGCCGAAAAGACCATAGGCGCCACCAAGCAGGTGGGCGAGAATATTTCCGGTATGCAAACCGCCGCCAGGCAGAGCATCTCTTCCATGGACAAGGCCAGCCTTGTGGTGGAGGAAACAACCTCCCTGTCGCATAAATCCGGCGAAGTCCTGGATGCCATCCTGGTGCTTGCCAAAGAAAATGCCGATCAGGCGCAATCCATAGCAACAGCGGCAGAAGAACAGTCTTCCGCTTCGGAAGAAATCAGCCGCAGTCTTGATGAAGTTTCCCGTCTGACCACGGACACCACACGTGGGCAGGCTGAATCTGCAACAGCTATTCAGCAGCTTGCTGAAATGGCTGGAGACCTCAGCAGTATTGTGGATAAACTGAAAAAATCGTAA
- a CDS encoding HAMP domain-containing methyl-accepting chemotaxis protein — MKLVTKISFGMGMLGVLMALLAGYMLWQMSELNNITSVLAHRNVPVSELAGEINTDTAEYRIIEFRYLIENDMQKAAALKDRIDEVRKKFEREVRQIGDLCISGNAKQCVIDIERDLKKYLDTSKDVLRLRQDGRVDEGLALLTTKSHAEYEALSKSIGSLVTVSHDNAHARGLKGDSLYATSNAMGIGLTLFSIVLAAASAILIARETNRQLGRDPGELLVVAQRVVDGDFNIDDGHARIGVYGSIIAMVEALKGHIEKARAESENAREQSRQAHEAMESANAAKDEAQQKTEAMVRAAGKLEKVVQIVSSASTQLSAQIEQAGKGAGHAAQRLAEAATAMNQMNATVQEVARNAGQASMASTDTKDKAEAGADIVQKSLVSIGQVQTVSQELKQDMLQLNTHAQAISQIMGVISDIADQTNLLALNAAIEAARAGDAGRGFAVVADEVRKLAEKTMASTHDVGNAINAIQESTSKSMASTDNALEQVNQATGYASQSGQALNEILETVLGMADQVNAIATASEEQSAASDEINLSIENVNEMAKQTATAMAEAASAVAELARQSQDLGLLVNEMRQG; from the coding sequence ATGAAGCTCGTAACAAAAATTTCTTTCGGGATGGGAATGCTGGGTGTTTTGATGGCTTTATTAGCCGGATACATGCTCTGGCAAATGTCAGAACTCAACAACATCACCTCTGTACTGGCGCATCGCAATGTGCCAGTTTCAGAGCTTGCGGGCGAGATTAATACTGATACTGCAGAATACAGGATTATTGAATTTCGCTACCTGATTGAAAATGATATGCAAAAAGCCGCAGCGCTTAAAGATAGGATTGATGAAGTTCGCAAAAAGTTTGAGCGTGAAGTCCGTCAGATTGGAGACCTTTGTATTTCCGGCAATGCCAAACAATGCGTGATCGATATTGAACGTGATCTGAAAAAATATCTGGATACTTCCAAAGACGTGTTACGTCTGCGGCAAGATGGCAGGGTAGATGAAGGCTTGGCCCTGCTTACGACTAAATCCCATGCTGAATACGAAGCCCTCTCCAAATCCATAGGCAGTTTGGTAACGGTTTCACACGATAACGCCCACGCCCGTGGCCTTAAAGGGGACAGCCTGTACGCCACAAGCAACGCTATGGGCATTGGCTTGACCCTTTTTTCCATTGTGCTTGCTGCTGCATCGGCCATTCTAATTGCGCGCGAAACAAACCGACAACTTGGCAGAGACCCTGGGGAACTGCTGGTGGTCGCGCAGCGTGTGGTGGATGGTGATTTTAATATTGACGATGGTCATGCCAGAATTGGCGTGTATGGCTCAATCATCGCCATGGTGGAGGCCTTGAAAGGCCATATTGAAAAGGCCCGGGCCGAATCAGAAAACGCCAGGGAGCAATCGCGTCAGGCGCACGAAGCCATGGAAAGCGCCAATGCGGCCAAGGATGAGGCGCAGCAGAAAACGGAAGCAATGGTGCGTGCCGCAGGCAAGCTGGAAAAAGTCGTGCAGATTGTCAGCTCGGCTTCCACACAGCTTTCTGCCCAGATCGAACAGGCAGGCAAGGGGGCCGGGCATGCAGCGCAAAGGCTTGCGGAAGCGGCCACGGCCATGAACCAGATGAACGCCACCGTACAGGAGGTGGCCCGCAATGCCGGGCAGGCTTCTATGGCATCCACTGATACAAAGGACAAAGCTGAAGCCGGGGCCGACATTGTGCAAAAATCGCTCGTCAGCATCGGCCAGGTGCAGACCGTGTCGCAGGAACTCAAGCAGGATATGCTGCAACTGAATACGCACGCCCAGGCCATCAGCCAGATTATGGGTGTCATTTCAGATATTGCGGACCAGACAAATCTTCTGGCGCTCAATGCCGCCATCGAAGCCGCCCGTGCTGGCGATGCCGGGCGTGGATTTGCCGTGGTCGCCGACGAGGTGCGCAAACTGGCAGAAAAAACCATGGCCTCAACCCATGATGTGGGCAATGCCATAAATGCCATACAGGAGAGCACTTCAAAGAGTATGGCCTCAACGGATAATGCGCTTGAGCAGGTTAATCAGGCAACGGGATACGCCAGCCAGTCCGGGCAGGCTCTCAATGAAATACTGGAAACTGTTCTGGGTATGGCAGATCAGGTCAATGCCATTGCCACTGCAAGCGAGGAGCAGTCTGCCGCCAGTGACGAAATCAACCTGTCGATCGAGAACGTGAACGAAATGGCCAAACAGACCGCCACCGCCATGGCCGAGGCGGCCAGTGCGGTGGCAGAGCTGGCGCGTCAGTCGCAGGATCTTGGGCTGCTGGTCAATGAGATGCGGCAGGGATAG
- a CDS encoding YqaA family protein: MSVSVLWGLFISAFVAASIFPAQSELFLAGALAKDYAPLWAMIAAASLGNTLGSATNWLLGRFFIHYQDRSWFPIKRSSLARAEAWYGKYGRWSLLLSWMPVVGDPITLVAGILREPFPSFIAIVAVAKTLRYIVVALITLQFT; the protein is encoded by the coding sequence ATGAGCGTGAGCGTACTTTGGGGATTATTTATTTCTGCATTTGTGGCAGCATCGATCTTTCCCGCGCAGTCAGAGCTTTTTCTGGCAGGAGCGCTGGCAAAGGATTACGCGCCGCTGTGGGCAATGATCGCCGCCGCCAGCCTCGGCAACACACTGGGTTCTGCCACCAACTGGCTGCTTGGGCGGTTCTTTATTCACTACCAGGATCGCTCGTGGTTTCCCATAAAGCGCAGCAGCCTTGCCAGGGCCGAAGCGTGGTATGGCAAATACGGGCGCTGGTCGCTGCTTTTGAGCTGGATGCCTGTTGTGGGCGACCCCATCACGCTCGTAGCGGGGATTCTGCGCGAACCCTTCCCCTCATTCATCGCCATTGTGGCTGTGGCAAAAACTCTCCGCTATATCGTGGTTGCGCTGATCACCTTGCAGTTCACCTGA